A window of the Gossypium arboreum isolate Shixiya-1 chromosome 2, ASM2569848v2, whole genome shotgun sequence genome harbors these coding sequences:
- the LOC108472215 gene encoding uncharacterized protein LOC108472215 produces MPNLIVVALVFMVVVGVFAVESPPSPVPSKTSSPLKPPSASSLASSPKSTSIKSLLQPFNSSSFSQSKSDEGDPKSSHIGSPKSSSSSSSPSPSQSDNPNTNKGYSFEVESPEEVSSPPLPTANDEVSNSSFSGPKSTGDVVDSDSSALAPTPSNAIKIKATISIVDVVTIVGFFLF; encoded by the coding sequence ATGCCAAATCTTATTGTTGTTGCACTTGTTTTCATGGTTGTTGTTGGGGTATTTGCTGTCGAGTCACCACCTTCACCAGTCCCTTCCAAGACATCTTCACCTTTGAAGCCACCATCTGCTTCTTCTCTGGCTTCTTCCCCCAAGTCCACTTCCATTAAGTCACTGTTACAACCCTTCAATAGCTCCTCTTTTTCACAATCAAAATCCGACGAAGGAGACCCCAAGTCATCTCATATTGGATCCCCAAAGAGCTCTTCAAGCTCATCTTCCCCTAGCCCTAGTCAAAGTGACAACCCTAACACCAACAAAGGATACTCTTTTGAGGTTGAGTCTCCTGAAGAGGTCTCATCCCCTCCTTTACCAACTGCCAATGATGAAGTTTCTAACTCCTCTTTTTCTGGCCCTAAAAGCACGGGTGATGTTGTTGATAGTGATAGCTCTGCACTAGCACCAACACCCTCTAATGCCATTAAAATTAAGGCCACCATTAGCATTGTCGATGTTGTAACTATAGTCGGATTCTTCCTCTTTTAA
- the LOC108472214 gene encoding uncharacterized protein LOC108472214 produces MACQYHLVVVALVFIVVVREFAVESSPLPVPSSPLKSPSVSSPAFFPKSPSIKSPAPKSSHPGGPKSSSSSSSPSPSQSDNPNTNKGHSFEVESSEEVSSPPSPTANDEVSDSPSPSPKGMGDVVDSETFASAPTPSNAIEKKATTCIVGVFLSPSPSQSENPNANEGYFFEVESPEEVSSPPSPTANDEGFDSPSLSPKSMGDVVDSETLALAPTPSNAIEIKATTCIVGVVTIFGFFLF; encoded by the exons ATGGCATGCCAATATCATCTTGTTGTTGTTGCACTTGTTTTCATTGTTGTTGTTAGGGAATTTGCAGTCGAATCGTCACCTTTACCAGTCCCATCTTCACCTTTAAAGTCGCCATCTGTTTCTTCTCCAGCTTTTTTCCCCAAGTCCCCTTCTATTAAGTCCCC AGCACCTAAGTCATCTCATCCTGGAGGCCCAAAGAGCTCTTCAAGCTCCTCTTCCCCTAGCCCTAGTCAAAGCGACAACCCTAACACCAACAAAGGACACTCTTTTGAGGTTGAGTCCTCGGAGGAGGTCTCATCCCCTCCTTCACCAACTGCCAATGATGAAGTTTCTGACTCTCCTTCACCTAGCCCTAAAGGCATGGGTGATGTTGTTGATAGTGAGACCTTTGCATCAGCACCAACACCCTCTAATGCCATTGAAAAAAAGGCCACCACTTGCATTGTTGGTGTT TTCCTCTCCCCTAGCCCTAGTCAAAGCGAAAACCCTAATGCCAACGAAGGTTACTTTTTTGAGGTTGAGTCTCCTGAGGAGGTCTCATCACCTCCTTCACCAACTGCCAATGATGAAGGTTTTGACTCCCCTTCTCTTAGCCCCAAAAGCATGGGTGATGTTGTTGATAGTGAGACCCTTGCACTAGCACCAACACCCTCTAATGCCATTGAAATAAAGGCCACCACTTGCATTGTCGGTGTTGTAACTATTTTTGGATTCTTCCTCTTTTAA
- the LOC128289411 gene encoding early nodulin-20-like: MACQDLLVFMVVVGAFAIESSPSPVPPKASSPSKTPSPSSPASSLKSPSIKSSSQSSNGSSFSPSKSDEGVPNLSHPRSPNSYSSSSSPSPSQSDNPNTNKGYSSEVESPEEDLLDIGGLTTSLAVSSTSYWQLVYIISDLLGFTCSLSAFLVGHPHY, translated from the exons ATGGCATGCCAAGATCTTCTTGTTTTCATGGTTGTTGTTGGGGCATTTGCTATCGAATCGTCACCTTCACCAGTCCCTCCCAAGGCATCTTCACCTTCGAAGACACCATCTCCTTCATCTCCGGCTTCTTCCCTCAAGTCCCCCTCCATTAAGTCATCGTCACAATCCTCTAATGGCTCCTCTTTTTCACCATCAAAGTCCGACGAAGGAGTACCCAATTTATCTCATCCCAGATCCCCAAATAGCTATTCAAGCTCTTCTTCCCCTAGCCCTAGTCAAAGCGACAACCCTAACACCAACAAAGGATACTCTTCTGAGGTTGAGTCTCCCGAGGAG GATTTATTGGATATTGGTGGCTTGACCACATCATTGGCAGTATCGTCTACATCTTATTGGCAGCTTGTCTACATTATTAGCGATTTACTAGGATTTACTTGCAGCTTATCTGCATTTTTGGTGGGTCATCCACATTACTGA
- the LOC108472213 gene encoding flocculation protein FLO11-like, producing MACQYLLLVVALVFMVVVGAFVVESSPSPVPSKASSPLKSLSASSLVSSPKSPSIKSQSQSSNGSSLSSSKSEEGAPKSSHSGAPKSSSSSSSPSPSQSDNPNANKGYSSEVESPKEVSSPPSPTANDEVSHSPSPSPKSMGDVVDSETFAPVPTPSNAIEIKATTCIVGVVTIFGFFLF from the coding sequence atgGCATGCCAATATCTTCTTCTTGTTGTTGCACTTGTTTTCATGGTTGTTGTTGGGGCATTTGTAGTCGAATCGTCACCTTCACCAGTCCCTTCCAAGGCATCTTCACCTTTGAAGTCGCTATCTGCTTCTTCTCTAGTTTCTTCCCCCAAGTCCCCTTCTATAAAGTCACAGTCACAATCCTCCAATGGCTCCTCTTTGTCATCATCAAAGTCTGAAGAAGGAGCACCCAAGTCATCTCATTCTGGAGCCCCAAAGAGCTCTTCTAGCTCCTCTTCCCCTAGCCCTAGTCAAAGCGACAACCCTAATGCCAACAAAGGATACTCTTCTGAGGTTGAGTCTCCTAAGGAGGTCTCATCACCTCCTTCACCAACTGCTAATGATGAAGTTTCTCACTCCCCTTCTCCTAGCCCTAAAAGCATGGGTGATGTTGTTGATAGTGAGACCTTTGCACCAGTACCAACACCCTCTAATGCCATTGAAATAAAGGCCACCACTTGCATTGTCGGTGTTGTAACTATTTTTGGATTCTTCCTCTTTTAA